A window from Chloroflexota bacterium encodes these proteins:
- a CDS encoding NAD(P)H-binding protein — translation MTTRSAVTGAFSYTGKYITRLLLEQRQHVITLTSRKDDQNLFDGQVQAYPFQFDNPKALAETLRGVDTLYNTYLVRFDHGKATFNNAVENTRTLIRAAKVAGVRRFVHVSISNPTLESPLPYFSGKAQLEENLKASGLSYAILRPTVIFGDEDILINNIAYLLRRFPLFAIPGAGEYQLQPIFVEDMAQLAVDAGHREENLTWDAVGPEIYTFNELVQLTRSVVGSRAGLINLPPSMVLQLSRLIGFVVGDVVLTEEEIQGLMANLLISAEPPTGKTSLRAWLRANANHVGSRYASELKRHYNAQNR, via the coding sequence GCTTGAACAGAGGCAGCACGTGATTACCCTGACCAGCCGTAAAGACGATCAAAATCTTTTCGACGGGCAAGTCCAGGCCTACCCCTTCCAGTTCGATAATCCCAAAGCGCTGGCCGAAACCCTGCGCGGCGTCGATACGCTCTATAACACCTACTTGGTGCGTTTCGACCACGGCAAAGCCACCTTCAATAACGCCGTAGAAAACACGCGCACCCTGATCCGTGCCGCCAAAGTTGCCGGAGTGCGGCGCTTCGTTCACGTTAGCATCAGCAACCCAACTTTGGAATCACCACTGCCCTATTTCAGCGGCAAAGCCCAACTCGAAGAAAATCTCAAAGCCTCCGGGCTATCCTACGCCATCTTGCGGCCTACGGTTATCTTCGGCGACGAAGATATTCTCATCAATAATATCGCCTATCTGCTGCGGCGCTTTCCGCTCTTTGCCATCCCCGGCGCGGGCGAGTATCAACTTCAACCGATCTTTGTTGAAGATATGGCACAACTGGCTGTGGATGCAGGCCATCGGGAAGAAAACCTTACCTGGGATGCAGTTGGCCCGGAGATTTACACCTTTAACGAGTTGGTGCAACTGACTCGCTCGGTGGTGGGTAGCCGCGCCGGGTTGATCAACCTGCCCCCAAGCATGGTGCTGCAACTCTCCCGCCTGATCGGCTTCGTCGTCGGGGATGTCGTCCTGACCGAAGAAGAAATCCAGGGCCTGATGGCAAATCTGCTCATCTCGGCAGAACCGCCTACCGGAAAAACATCCCTGCGCGCCTGGTTACGCGCCAATGCCAACCACGTCGGCAGCCGCTACGCATCGGAACTCAAACGCCACTATAACGCCCAAAATCGGTAA
- a CDS encoding HD domain-containing protein: protein MLSPRFTQAICMAAKLHASQTRKGNNTPYIAHLMSVSALVLEAGGSEDEAIAALLHDAVEDQGGIPTLDKIRENFGEKVANIVQQCTDADTQPKPPWRQRKEEYISHVAQAMPEARLVSLADKVHNARSILRDLQCDGDAIWKKFNGGKDGTLWYYRSLLDKFRIMEDNFLIQEFERVVVQIEIVAQKS, encoded by the coding sequence ATCCTTTCACCACGTTTCACGCAAGCCATCTGCATGGCTGCAAAACTGCATGCCTCACAAACCCGAAAAGGCAACAATACACCCTATATTGCACATCTGATGAGCGTCAGCGCGCTGGTACTCGAAGCCGGTGGCAGCGAAGACGAAGCTATCGCCGCGCTCCTACACGATGCCGTGGAAGATCAGGGCGGGATACCCACACTCGACAAAATTCGAGAGAACTTTGGAGAAAAAGTTGCCAATATTGTTCAACAATGTACCGATGCCGATACCCAGCCGAAACCACCCTGGCGTCAACGTAAAGAAGAGTATATTTCCCATGTTGCCCAAGCAATGCCAGAAGCGCGCCTGGTTTCACTGGCCGACAAAGTGCATAACGCCCGCTCGATCTTGCGCGATCTCCAATGCGATGGCGATGCTATTTGGAAGAAATTTAACGGCGGCAAAGATGGCACGCTGTGGTATTATCGCAGCCTGCTCGACAAATTTCGAATCATGGAAGATAACTTTCTCATCCAAGAATTTGAGCGCGTCGTCGTTCAAATTGAAATAGTAGCTCAAAAATCATGA
- a CDS encoding nucleoside triphosphate pyrophosphohydrolase family protein, protein MNPLTLNEYQQLAQRTAGAGGNGERRLIIAALGLAGEAGEFANIVKKHTAHGHELGAEIFADELGDVLWYLAEAASAVGVSLEQIAQENVEKLRQRYPEGFSQERSINREK, encoded by the coding sequence ATGAACCCACTCACACTGAATGAATATCAACAACTGGCACAACGCACCGCCGGAGCGGGCGGCAACGGTGAACGCAGGCTGATCATCGCAGCCCTGGGCCTGGCAGGCGAAGCTGGAGAATTTGCCAATATCGTCAAAAAGCACACCGCCCACGGTCACGAGCTTGGCGCAGAAATTTTTGCTGACGAATTGGGCGATGTACTCTGGTATCTGGCTGAAGCTGCCAGCGCGGTGGGCGTCTCGCTTGAGCAAATCGCTCAAGAGAATGTCGAGAAATTACGCCAACGCTACCCCGAAGGATTCAGCCAGGAACGCAGTATCAACCGCGAGAAATAA
- a CDS encoding SnoaL-like domain-containing protein, translating to MAPDPEIHAFLLEHLQSIMENDIAAYHSSTSADLTLYEWWVTPHRIDGLPFHDFMMVENARRGTVFGAEGDSATTTPNFRFDLANLHIQRYGDTAIASYTLLLSSGQPEGVVVASHNESRVIVKLDGRWQVVHVHKSPAWAAPHLPPTL from the coding sequence ATGGCCCCAGACCCTGAAATCCATGCCTTTTTGCTCGAGCACCTGCAAAGCATTATGGAGAATGACATCGCTGCCTATCACAGCAGCACCAGCGCTGACCTGACTCTCTACGAATGGTGGGTCACACCCCATCGCATCGATGGATTGCCCTTCCATGATTTTATGATGGTCGAAAATGCGCGCCGCGGCACCGTTTTCGGCGCTGAAGGCGATTCGGCTACAACAACGCCCAACTTCCGTTTTGACCTGGCAAACCTGCACATTCAACGGTATGGCGATACCGCGATTGCCAGCTACACCCTGCTGCTCAGCAGCGGCCAACCTGAGGGCGTTGTAGTTGCCTCGCATAATGAAAGCCGGGTTATCGTAAAACTGGACGGGCGTTGGCAGGTCGTACATGTGCATAAATCTCCGGCCTGGGCCGCGCCACATCTGCCGCCGACACTATGA
- a CDS encoding diguanylate cyclase, which produces MSKTFIEAMPEATIVVDQQGLIQVVNHHAEELFAYSVDEMIGISIENLIPISQRQRHQELRKEFFLAPSVRSMNLGKDFISLRKDGSSFFADIALNPVDTKTGPIVIISVRDITARVTALKLLAEKIAQLETLHEIGISIASSRDVGGLLQFIVSQATGLLDVTSCSLLMPDWETGELVFMASVDDLIGVRIPQGKGVVSRVLKAGQAEFVVDVSQDADYFPEIDLKTGVKTHSYLVVPLSTDGKTIGVLTAINKKKGAFTQEDCDLYAMLANYAAISIEKERLYEQIHDHAEDLNRRITQRTTALRASEAALKERNLELNRLFRASETLFFSGVPVVEEIGQVIVKTVLDVFGHSNCSLWMFGKDDQALEHIAGLGPFAAEISTADTRLEANHFAAAIRLGKSIRLPDVQYVPEYIPRWKDVGSELVIPLKIGKRIIGILDIQSEQPDAFSANDERLLTIFVERAALILENARLFKETQWLATTDSLTNVNNRRRFFELGRIEIERARRYQHPLSVIMIDIDHFKQINDTYGHALGDQVLYELAQGCRQNIREFDIIGRYGGEEFSVLLPTTDLAEALATAERLRQWAVAQVFANLTETETVSVTISLGVAELSVDISDLAVLLDRADSALYAAKQAGRNCVRANS; this is translated from the coding sequence TTGTCTAAAACTTTTATCGAAGCCATGCCTGAAGCCACGATCGTTGTGGATCAGCAAGGTTTGATTCAGGTTGTGAATCACCACGCGGAAGAATTATTCGCATATTCTGTTGACGAAATGATTGGCATTTCAATAGAGAACCTGATCCCGATTTCCCAACGGCAACGCCATCAGGAACTTCGGAAAGAATTTTTTCTCGCGCCAAGTGTTCGTTCCATGAATTTGGGGAAAGATTTTATAAGTTTGCGAAAAGATGGCAGTAGCTTTTTTGCCGATATTGCCTTGAATCCTGTTGATACTAAAACAGGGCCGATTGTAATTATTTCGGTGCGTGATATTACAGCCAGGGTAACTGCACTAAAATTGCTGGCCGAAAAAATTGCCCAACTTGAAACTTTGCACGAAATTGGAATTTCAATTGCTTCCTCACGCGATGTTGGCGGTTTGTTACAGTTCATTGTCAGCCAGGCAACTGGATTGCTAGATGTAACGAGTTGTTCACTACTGATGCCCGATTGGGAAACCGGCGAATTGGTTTTTATGGCCTCGGTGGATGATCTGATTGGCGTGCGTATTCCCCAGGGAAAGGGGGTCGTCTCGCGGGTGTTAAAAGCCGGACAAGCTGAATTTGTTGTGGATGTCTCACAAGATGCGGATTACTTTCCAGAAATTGATCTAAAAACAGGCGTGAAAACGCATTCGTATCTCGTGGTACCACTTTCGACAGATGGTAAAACCATTGGTGTATTAACGGCAATCAACAAAAAAAAGGGCGCTTTTACTCAGGAAGATTGCGATTTATATGCCATGTTAGCCAATTACGCGGCAATTTCGATCGAAAAAGAACGCCTGTACGAGCAAATTCACGATCATGCCGAAGATCTGAATCGTCGAATCACCCAGCGGACGACCGCATTGCGCGCTTCAGAAGCCGCCCTGAAAGAACGCAATTTGGAGTTGAATCGGCTATTCCGCGCCTCAGAAACGCTATTTTTTAGCGGTGTCCCTGTTGTTGAGGAAATCGGTCAGGTGATTGTGAAAACTGTGCTTGACGTATTTGGCCACTCGAATTGTAGTTTGTGGATGTTTGGCAAAGACGACCAAGCATTGGAGCATATTGCTGGCCTGGGGCCATTTGCGGCAGAAATTTCTACCGCGGACACTCGTCTGGAAGCGAATCATTTTGCTGCCGCCATTCGCCTGGGCAAGTCTATTCGCTTACCTGATGTGCAGTACGTGCCTGAGTATATTCCGCGCTGGAAAGACGTTGGCTCTGAACTGGTGATTCCATTAAAAATTGGCAAGCGCATCATTGGCATTCTTGATATTCAGAGTGAACAGCCGGATGCGTTTAGCGCCAATGATGAGCGTTTACTAACGATTTTTGTCGAAAGAGCAGCTCTGATTCTTGAGAATGCGCGCTTGTTTAAGGAAACTCAGTGGTTGGCTACCACGGATAGTTTAACCAATGTCAATAATCGGCGCCGTTTTTTTGAGCTTGGCCGTATTGAAATTGAAAGGGCGCGGCGCTATCAGCATCCCCTCTCGGTGATTATGATTGATATCGATCATTTTAAACAAATCAACGATACCTATGGGCACGCTTTGGGCGATCAGGTTTTATATGAATTAGCGCAGGGGTGCCGCCAGAATATTCGCGAATTTGATATTATCGGGCGCTACGGGGGCGAAGAATTTTCAGTTTTACTACCCACGACAGACCTGGCCGAAGCATTGGCTACAGCCGAACGGCTGCGTCAGTGGGCGGTTGCGCAAGTATTTGCTAATCTCACAGAGACTGAAACAGTATCTGTGACGATCAGTTTGGGTGTGGCCGAACTATCTGTTGATATTTCTGATCTGGCCGTACTGCTCGATCGTGCGGATTCCGCATTATATGCCGCCAAACAAGCCGGGCGGAATTGCGTGCGTGCGAATAGTTAA
- a CDS encoding 5'-methylthioadenosine/S-adenosylhomocysteine nucleosidase, translating to MSQRTHQNSPEWGNKSGESSHPKAVVLISADMEWQIVREILPETEIQPTPYGEWFSLRVGAPTLGLDVNFLHGGWGKIAAAASTEYAIQRWNPDLLVNLGTCGGFDGHVQKGEIILAERTVVYDIIEQMDDFDAHIQHYATEIDLAWLGAELPLPARRGVLASADRDLFYDEIPNLIAKYGAIAGDWESGAIAWVAARHQAPCLILRGVSDVVGGQGSPAYGDMDYFEIGARQIMENLLAVLPVWLTKFY from the coding sequence GTGTCGCAGCGGACGCATCAGAATTCCCCGGAGTGGGGCAATAAATCCGGGGAGAGTTCTCATCCCAAAGCAGTCGTACTTATCTCGGCGGATATGGAATGGCAGATTGTCCGCGAAATTTTACCTGAAACCGAGATTCAACCGACTCCCTATGGAGAGTGGTTCTCCCTGCGGGTGGGCGCGCCCACCCTGGGCCTGGATGTGAATTTCCTGCATGGGGGCTGGGGGAAAATCGCTGCGGCTGCATCCACAGAATATGCCATCCAACGCTGGAATCCCGATCTGTTGGTGAATTTGGGAACTTGCGGCGGCTTTGATGGGCATGTCCAAAAGGGGGAAATTATCCTGGCGGAACGCACTGTAGTGTATGACATCATCGAGCAGATGGACGATTTTGACGCGCATATCCAACATTATGCCACCGAGATTGATCTGGCATGGTTGGGCGCTGAATTGCCATTGCCAGCGCGGCGCGGGGTGCTTGCCTCAGCCGATCGAGACCTGTTCTACGATGAAATCCCCAATCTGATAGCAAAATATGGAGCAATTGCAGGTGATTGGGAGAGTGGCGCGATTGCATGGGTCGCGGCGCGCCATCAGGCGCCGTGCCTGATCTTGCGCGGTGTCAGCGATGTGGTTGGAGGGCAGGGCAGCCCGGCCTATGGGGATATGGATTATTTTGAGATCGGTGCGCGCCAGATTATGGAAAACTTGTTAGCCGTACTCCCTGTCTGGCTTACGAAATTCTACTGA
- a CDS encoding PspC domain-containing protein — MERRLYRSREDRMLGGVCGGLGNFLGMDPTWIRLAFFLLVFGGGVGFWVYILMWILIPEQNTTISSDFGERFRVVGDDFAKAMNQPHPKSGLIIGGGLIIMGTVWLLEALGIPWLWWFDFDILWPGLLIIAGIVLLLRWKR, encoded by the coding sequence ATGGAACGCAGACTATATCGCAGCCGTGAAGATCGCATGTTAGGCGGCGTGTGCGGCGGGCTGGGCAATTTTCTCGGCATGGACCCCACCTGGATTCGGTTGGCCTTTTTCTTGCTGGTCTTTGGCGGCGGCGTTGGATTTTGGGTCTATATCCTCATGTGGATTCTCATCCCGGAGCAAAATACCACTATTTCAAGTGATTTTGGCGAACGCTTTCGCGTGGTCGGTGATGATTTTGCCAAAGCCATGAATCAGCCACACCCGAAATCGGGACTGATCATTGGCGGTGGGTTGATTATTATGGGAACGGTGTGGCTGCTCGAAGCCCTGGGAATCCCCTGGCTGTGGTGGTTCGACTTTGACATTCTCTGGCCGGGTTTGCTCATTATCGCCGGTATCGTCCTTTTGCTGCGCTGGAAACGTTGA
- a CDS encoding glycoside hydrolase — protein sequence MKKTYAKSGKTCRVTFEFPAEANAKTVSLVGEFNNWDKEANPLTQRKDGRFSGSLALETGKEYRYRFWVDGDRWENDWNGEKYMPNEFGSEDSIVAV from the coding sequence ATGAAAAAAACATACGCAAAATCAGGCAAAACTTGCCGGGTGACCTTTGAATTCCCAGCAGAAGCCAATGCCAAAACAGTTTCTCTCGTTGGAGAATTCAATAATTGGGATAAAGAAGCCAATCCGTTGACTCAACGCAAAGATGGTCGTTTTAGCGGTTCGCTTGCCCTTGAAACTGGCAAAGAATATCGCTACCGCTTTTGGGTAGATGGAGACCGCTGGGAAAACGATTGGAATGGTGAGAAATATATGCCGAACGAATTCGGCAGCGAAGATTCTATAGTGGCCGTTTAA
- a CDS encoding CpaF family protein, which translates to MSNSEVKPFNFNDTQSIKTYLMDVVAQQIERYPPSATEYRNKIADWIGKALDGTSHNLSAPARQALIREVLAELIGYGPIQPLLEDPGINEVMVYGPNQVYIEREGHLEDTPIKFDDEAHVIRVINRMLHPVGRQVSIDNPTADARLPDGSRVNVVIPPISIDGPCITVRRFLKDSFTIEQLIRSGSLNESMANLLEACVVARLSIVISGNTSSGKTTLMNVLSSHIPDGERIVVIEDAAELKLQQKYTVRLETRPANTEGKGLVTTRDLVRNALRMRPDRLVIGEVRGEESLDLLQAMNTGHEGSLTTLHANSPRDALARIETMALMTGLNLPLSALRQQIASAIDLIVHMDRLSDGSRKITLISEVSRMEGEVITLLDLFRFEQTGLDERGKIMGTMRATGMRPSFMRRVELSGHRLRGDTFLVSSRK; encoded by the coding sequence ATGAGTAATTCTGAAGTCAAACCCTTCAATTTCAACGATACCCAGTCCATCAAAACCTACCTGATGGATGTTGTGGCGCAACAAATTGAGCGTTACCCGCCTTCTGCGACTGAATATCGCAACAAAATCGCTGATTGGATTGGAAAAGCGTTAGATGGCACCAGCCACAATTTGAGCGCACCCGCTCGGCAGGCTCTGATCCGTGAAGTGCTGGCTGAACTCATTGGCTATGGCCCAATCCAGCCTTTATTGGAAGATCCGGGGATTAATGAAGTCATGGTTTATGGGCCGAATCAAGTATATATCGAGCGCGAAGGCCATCTCGAAGATACACCCATCAAATTTGATGATGAAGCGCACGTTATTCGCGTGATAAACCGTATGTTGCACCCCGTTGGGCGGCAAGTCAGTATAGACAACCCAACCGCCGATGCGCGCTTGCCCGATGGCTCGCGTGTCAATGTGGTCATTCCCCCAATTTCTATCGATGGCCCCTGCATTACTGTGCGCCGTTTTCTCAAAGATAGCTTTACGATAGAGCAACTGATCCGCAGCGGCTCGCTGAATGAAAGCATGGCGAATTTGCTGGAGGCCTGCGTTGTTGCCCGACTAAGTATTGTGATCAGCGGGAATACCAGTTCAGGAAAAACTACGCTTATGAATGTGCTTTCAAGCCATATTCCCGATGGAGAGCGAATTGTTGTGATCGAAGATGCTGCCGAACTGAAATTGCAGCAAAAATATACCGTTCGCCTCGAAACTCGGCCTGCCAATACCGAAGGCAAGGGCCTGGTTACCACCCGCGATCTGGTACGTAATGCCCTGCGAATGCGCCCGGACCGCTTGGTGATTGGTGAGGTACGTGGCGAAGAATCCCTCGATTTGCTTCAGGCGATGAATACCGGCCACGAAGGTTCGCTGACAACGCTGCATGCGAATTCGCCCCGCGATGCGCTTGCTCGCATTGAAACCATGGCACTAATGACTGGACTTAACCTGCCGCTATCGGCCTTGCGCCAACAAATTGCTTCAGCGATTGATCTAATCGTTCACATGGACCGGCTTTCAGATGGGTCTCGCAAGATCACTTTAATTTCTGAGGTTTCGCGTATGGAGGGTGAAGTGATTACTCTGCTCGATCTTTTCCGTTTCGAGCAAACCGGGCTGGATGAGCGCGGCAAAATTATGGGGACAATGCGCGCTACCGGCATGCGGCCATCCTTTATGCGGCGGGTGGAATTATCCGGGCACAGGCTGCGCGGGGATACCTTTTTGGTGAGTTCCAGAAAATAG
- a CDS encoding CpaF family protein has translation MKGIPVDEYQIKAYLLEAVTRRSQGESLATFEHQPQVETWLQQAYQHADFELDEPLRKKIFRDVRAELLGYGPLQILLDDEDISEIMVNGAKQVYVERMGELRDTNITFEDDNHVMRIIDRILSPLGRQVNYDSPTADARLPDGSRVNIAIPPVVLDGPVITIRKFLKQHLTIEQLIQLGSLTTHMAQFLQACVAARLNIVVTGNTSSGKTTLLNNLTQYIPGNERIITIEDAAELSLRQKYAVRMETKSPNVDGSGAVSPRDLVRNALRMRPDRIVIGEVRGSEALDMLQAMNTGHEGSLTTLHANAPRDAISRLETMAMMAGLEIPLMAIRKQIVSAVDLIVHMQRFTDGSRKIVRISEIPRMESDIATLSDIFVFEQTGMDAAGRIEGKLRATGLRPLFTPRLEVAGFKLGGEIFGAV, from the coding sequence TTGAAAGGCATCCCTGTGGACGAATATCAAATCAAAGCCTATTTGCTGGAAGCGGTCACACGTAGATCGCAGGGCGAATCATTGGCTACGTTTGAGCATCAGCCGCAAGTAGAAACCTGGCTGCAGCAAGCCTATCAACACGCAGATTTTGAACTCGATGAACCGCTCCGCAAAAAAATATTTCGGGATGTGCGCGCCGAGCTACTTGGATATGGGCCGCTTCAGATATTGCTGGACGATGAAGATATTAGTGAAATCATGGTAAATGGCGCCAAGCAGGTGTATGTAGAACGCATGGGAGAATTGCGGGATACAAATATCACCTTTGAGGATGACAATCATGTGATGCGCATCATCGACCGTATTCTAAGCCCGTTGGGACGGCAGGTAAATTACGATTCGCCCACAGCAGATGCACGCTTGCCAGATGGTTCGCGGGTCAATATTGCCATCCCGCCAGTGGTGTTGGACGGCCCGGTGATTACAATCCGCAAATTCCTGAAACAGCATCTCACCATAGAGCAACTCATCCAATTGGGGTCGCTCACAACCCACATGGCGCAATTTTTACAAGCCTGCGTTGCAGCGCGGCTCAATATCGTAGTGACCGGGAATACCAGTTCGGGGAAAACTACGCTGTTGAATAATTTAACGCAGTATATACCGGGCAATGAGCGTATAATTACCATTGAAGATGCCGCCGAATTGAGCTTGCGGCAAAAATACGCAGTGCGTATGGAAACCAAATCCCCAAATGTGGACGGTTCCGGTGCGGTTTCGCCGCGTGATTTGGTGCGCAATGCGCTGCGGATGCGTCCCGACCGAATCGTAATTGGAGAAGTGCGCGGCAGCGAAGCGTTGGATATGCTTCAGGCGATGAATACGGGCCATGAGGGTTCGCTGACCACGCTGCACGCCAATGCTCCCCGAGATGCTATCTCGCGGCTGGAAACCATGGCCATGATGGCCGGACTGGAAATCCCGCTGATGGCGATTCGCAAACAAATCGTTTCGGCTGTAGATTTAATTGTCCATATGCAGCGTTTTACGGATGGCTCTCGAAAAATTGTGCGTATCAGCGAAATCCCGCGTATGGAAAGTGATATTGCCACACTATCTGATATTTTTGTCTTTGAACAAACCGGTATGGACGCGGCAGGAAGAATTGAAGGCAAATTGCGCGCCACCGGGTTACGTCCGTTATTCACGCCGCGTCTGGAAGTGGCCGGGTTTAAATTAGGTGGCGAAATTTTTGGCGCTGTATAG
- a CDS encoding aminopeptidase P family protein, translated as MRVNRLIDHLVEQKLSGAVIFDRDYILYYTGFAFIPTERPIGFTVNAAGLRAMFVPRLEVEHASGNALIDRVDYYLEYPHHPHPMFIFKDLLAEMKIQGDFGADHDGYPWIFGYRGPALSELTGVKPTPLAGFIEDQMMVKSDAELDLIRESARWGNLALTLLQRYTHPGTSETEVSMRASNEATLAMLDTLGPLYRAQSAFANGAQAVYRGQIGRNSAIPHALANNIIFQVGDVLVGESNAPVWGYNSELERTMIIGPASDEQKRIFDHMRQLQDLALSSIQPGILCAEVDKTVRAYYEKHDLMPYWKHHVGHTIGLRYHEGPYLDIGDQTIIQPGMVFCVEPGLYVPALGGFRHSDTVAINEAGIEILTYYPRELEALTIPA; from the coding sequence ATGCGTGTTAATCGTCTGATTGACCACCTTGTAGAGCAAAAACTTTCTGGTGCGGTGATTTTTGATCGCGACTATATTCTCTATTACACCGGATTCGCATTTATCCCCACCGAGCGCCCGATTGGTTTTACGGTCAATGCTGCTGGTCTGAGGGCCATGTTCGTTCCCCGTCTGGAAGTGGAACATGCTTCGGGCAACGCGTTGATTGATCGCGTCGATTATTATCTCGAATACCCGCATCACCCGCACCCGATGTTCATTTTCAAGGATTTGCTGGCCGAGATGAAAATCCAGGGCGATTTTGGCGCCGACCATGATGGTTATCCGTGGATATTCGGCTACCGCGGTCCGGCGTTGAGTGAACTCACCGGGGTGAAACCCACCCCCCTGGCCGGGTTCATCGAAGATCAGATGATGGTCAAGAGCGACGCCGAGTTAGATTTGATTCGTGAAAGCGCCAGGTGGGGTAATCTGGCTCTGACGTTGTTGCAACGCTATACACATCCAGGAACCAGCGAGACCGAAGTGTCCATGCGCGCCAGCAATGAAGCCACACTTGCCATGTTAGATACATTAGGCCCGCTCTATCGTGCCCAAAGCGCTTTTGCCAATGGCGCGCAGGCGGTGTACCGCGGCCAGATTGGGCGCAACTCGGCCATTCCACATGCGTTGGCGAATAATATTATTTTTCAGGTGGGCGATGTGTTGGTGGGCGAATCCAACGCTCCGGTGTGGGGCTACAACTCAGAGCTTGAACGTACCATGATTATCGGGCCAGCCAGTGATGAGCAGAAACGCATCTTTGACCACATGCGCCAATTGCAAGATTTGGCCTTGTCCTCCATACAGCCGGGAATCCTCTGCGCAGAGGTGGATAAAACGGTGCGCGCCTATTATGAAAAACACGATCTGATGCCCTACTGGAAACATCATGTGGGGCATACCATCGGCTTGCGATACCATGAAGGGCCGTATCTGGATATTGGCGACCAGACGATCATCCAGCCGGGGATGGTTTTTTGCGTCGAGCCGGGGTTATACGTCCCCGCTCTGGGTGGATTCCGGCATTCGGATACAGTAGCCATCAATGAAGCTGGCATCGAAATTCTAACCTACTATCCGCGCGAACTGGAAGCGCTCACCATCCCAGCGTAG
- a CDS encoding OsmC family protein encodes MDTVSGTVSLKWVDATFFVGSDSRGSTISIGFDRQREPAWNAVKPSDLLLMSAASCSSYDVVTILEKQHEPLEALEVQCTGEQKTEPPYVFVTMHLKYLVRGAVDEKKLARAIKLSEDKYCSVLATLRPTVAITSSYEFVE; translated from the coding sequence ATGGATACAGTCTCAGGAACGGTTTCACTAAAATGGGTGGACGCCACTTTTTTTGTGGGTTCAGATTCACGGGGCAGCACCATCAGTATCGGGTTTGACCGCCAGCGGGAACCCGCCTGGAACGCGGTAAAACCCTCCGATTTGTTATTGATGTCGGCAGCGTCGTGCTCAAGTTATGATGTAGTCACAATTTTGGAAAAACAACATGAGCCATTGGAAGCGCTTGAAGTGCAGTGTACCGGCGAGCAGAAAACAGAGCCGCCCTACGTGTTTGTGACGATGCACTTGAAATATCTTGTCCGTGGAGCGGTTGATGAGAAAAAATTGGCGCGGGCGATTAAACTCTCGGAAGATAAATACTGCTCTGTGTTGGCTACCTTGCGTCCAACCGTGGCGATTACGAGTTCGTATGAATTTGTGGAGTAA